The following coding sequences lie in one Mycteria americana isolate JAX WOST 10 ecotype Jacksonville Zoo and Gardens chromosome 15, USCA_MyAme_1.0, whole genome shotgun sequence genomic window:
- the SLC6A4 gene encoding sodium-dependent serotonin transporter isoform X1 encodes MEKKAASNETEPLTSKKDVSDCNKGEDCKENRLLVRNPKSALRLVEDGNKVHPSQGDKGEAAQISNGYSGVQSSVPCNGMGEVEDAQCTAPAATTTTTTTTSTTCGAEGQQQLMELEDRETWSKKIDFLLSVIGYAVDLGNVWRFPYICYQNGGGAFLIPYTIMAIFGGIPLFYMELALGQYHRNGCISIWRKICPIFKGIGFAICIIDLYVASYYNTIMAWAFYYLVSSFTAELPWTSCTNAWNTGNCTNYFSKDNVSWSLHSISPAEEFYTRQVLQVHRSNGLDDLGGISWQLTLCLLLIFTIVYFSIWKGVKTSGKVVWVTATFPYIILFILLVRGATLPGAWRGVLYYLKPDWQKLLATEVWVDAAAQIFFSLGPGFGVLLAYASYNKFHNNCYQDALVTSTVNCVTSFVSGFVIFTVLGYMAEMRNEDVSEVAKDTGPSLLFITYAEAIANMPASTFFAIIFFLMLLTLGLDSTFAGLEGVITGVLDEFPHVWSKRRELFVLGLIIICFLGSLATLTFGGAYVVKLFEEYATGPAVLTVVFLEAVAVAWFYGITQFCNDVKEMLGFTPGWYWRVCWVAISPIFLLFVTCSFLSNPPELRLFEYNYPYWTTVVGYCIGTSSIICIPIYMVYRLIITPGTLKERILKSITPETATEIPFGDIRMNAV; translated from the exons atggaaaaaaaggcagcaagcaaTGAGACTGAGCCGCTGACTTCCAAGAAAGATGTCTCAGACTGTAACAAAGGAGAAGATTGTAAAGAGAACCGACTTCTGGTCAGGAACCCTAAATCTGCCCTACGGCTAGTGGAGGATGGCAATAAAGTCCATCCCAGCCAGGGAGATAAAGGGGAGGCAGCTCAGATCTCAAATGGTTACTCGGGGGTTCAGAGCTCTGTTCCCTGCAATGGAATGGGAGAGGTGGAGGATGCCCAGTGCACTGCCCCAGCAGCCACaaccaccactacaaccaccacttCTACCACCTGCGGAGCAGAaggccagcagcagctgatggaGCTAGAAGACAGAGAGACCTGGAGCAAAAAAATTGACTTTCTGCTCTCTGTCATTGGATATGCAGTGGATCTGGGAAACGTGTGGAGATTTCCTTATATATGCTATCAAAACGGAGGAG gAGCATTCCTCATTCCTTACACAATTATGGCCATCTTTGGAGGGATTCCTCTCTTCTATATGGAACTAGCACTAGGACAGTACCACAGGAATGGGTGTATTTCgatttggagaaaaatatgtCCTATATTCAAAG GAATTGGCTTTGCCATCTGTATAATAGATCTTTACGTAGCCTCCTACTACAACACCATTATGGCCTGGGCCTTTTACTACCTCGTATCCTCCTTCACGGCGGAGCTGCCATGGACTAGCTGCACAAATGCTTGGAACACAGGCAACTGCACTAACTACTTCAGCAAGGACAATGTCAGCTGGTCCCTGCACTCCATCTCTCCCGCAGAAGAATTTTATAC ccGCCAAGTTCTACAGGTGCACAGGTCCAATGGGCTGGATGACCTGGGGGGCATTAGCTGGCAATTGACCCTCTGTTTATTGTTAATCTTCACCATTGTATACTTCAGCATCTGGAAAGGGGTCAAAACATCTGGCAAG GTGGTATGGGTGACTGCCACATTCCCTTACATCATACTCTTCATCCTGCTAGTCAGAGGAGCAACTTTGCCTGGGGCTTGGAGAGGTGTCCTCTACTACTTGAAACCTGACTGGCAGAAACTCCTGGCCACTGAg GTTTGGGTGGATGCAGCAGCtcagattttcttctcccttgGTCCAGGTTTTGGGGTCCTATTGGCTTATGCCAGCTACAACAAATTCCATAACAACTGCTACCA AGATGCTCTGGTTACCAGTACCGTGAACTGTGTGACCAGTTTTGTGTCTGGATTTGTCATTTTCACTGTGCTGGGATACATGGCTGAGATGAGGAACGAAGATGTATCAGAGGTTGCCAAAGACACTG GACCCAGCCTTCTCTTCATTACGTATGCTGAGGCCATTGCAAACATGCCTGCTTCCACTTTCTTTGCCATCATCTTCTTCTTGATGTTACTCACGCTGGGATTAGACAGCACG TTTGCAGGACTAGAGGGAGTGATTACTGGAGTACTGGATGAATTCCCACATGTCTGGAGCAAACGCAGGGAATTGTTTGTCCTTGGTCTGATCATCATTTGCTTTTTGGGGTCATTAGCAACCCTGACATTT GGAGGCGCGTATGTGGTAAAGCTGTTTGAAGAATATGCCACTGGTCCAGCTGTCTTAACAGTTGTGTTTCTGGAAGCAGTTGCTGTGGCCTGGTTCTACG GTATCACCCAGTTTTGCAACGATGTGAAAGAAATGCTAGGCTTTACCCCAGGCTGGTACTGGCGAGTTTGCTGGGTAGCAATTAGTCCCATCTTCCTTCTG ttcgtCACTTGCAGCTTTCTGTCCAATCCTCCCGAGCTACGGCTTTTTGAATATAATTATCCCTACTGGACCACAGTAGTGGGTTATTGCATAGGAACCTCTTCTATCATCTGTATTCCAATCTACATGGTTTATCGGTTGATCATCACTCCGGGAACACTTAAGGAG CGTATTCTGAAAAGCATTACTCCAGAAACAGCTACAGAAATTCCTTTTGGAGACATCCGCATGAATGCAGTGTAA
- the SLC6A4 gene encoding sodium-dependent serotonin transporter isoform X2, which yields MEKKAASNETEPLTSKKDVSDCNKGEDCKENRLLVRNPKSALRLVEDGNKVHPSQGDKGEAAQISNGYSGVQSSVPCNGMGEVEDAQCTAPAATTTTTTTTSTTCGAEGQQQLMELEDRETWSKKIDFLLSVIGYAVDLGNVWRFPYICYQNGGGAFLIPYTIMAIFGGIPLFYMELALGQYHRNGCISIWRKICPIFKGIGFAICIIDLYVASYYNTIMAWAFYYLVSSFTAELPWTSCTNAWNTGNCTNYFSKDNVSWSLHSISPAEEFYTRQVLQVHRSNGLDDLGGISWQLTLCLLLIFTIVYFSIWKGVKTSGKVVWVTATFPYIILFILLVRGATLPGAWRGVLYYLKPDWQKLLATEVWVDAAAQIFFSLGPGFGVLLAYASYNKFHNNCYQDALVTSTVNCVTSFVSGFVIFTVLGYMAEMRNEDVSEVAKDTGPSLLFITYAEAIANMPASTFFAIIFFLMLLTLGLDSTFAGLEGVITGVLDEFPHVWSKRRELFVLGLIIICFLGSLATLTFGGAYVVKLFEEYATGPAVLTVVFLEAVAVAWFYGITQFCNDVKEMLGFTPGWYWRVCWVAISPIFLLFVTCSFLSNPPELRLFEYNYPYWTTVVGYCIGTSSIICIPIYMVYRLIITPGTLKERILKSITPETATEIPFGDIRMNAV from the exons atggaaaaaaaggcagcaagcaaTGAGACTGAGCCGCTGACTTCCAAGAAAGATGTCTCAGACTGTAACAAAGGAGAAGATTGTAAAGAGAACCGACTTCTGGTCAGGAACCCTAAATCTGCCCTACGGCTAGTGGAGGATGGCAATAAAGTCCATCCCAGCCAGGGAGATAAAGGGGAGGCAGCTCAGATCTCAAATGGTTACTCGGGGGTTCAGAGCTCTGTTCCCTGCAATGGAATGGGAGAGGTGGAGGATGCCCAGTGCACTGCCCCAGCAGCCACaaccaccactacaaccaccacttCTACCACCTGCGGAGCAGAaggccagcagcagctgatggaGCTAGAAGACAGAGAGACCTGGAGCAAAAAAATTGACTTTCTGCTCTCTGTCATTGGATATGCAGTGGATCTGGGAAACGTGTGGAGATTTCCTTATATATGCTATCAAAACGGAGGAG gAGCATTCCTCATTCCTTACACAATTATGGCCATCTTTGGAGGGATTCCTCTCTTCTATATGGAACTAGCACTAGGACAGTACCACAGGAATGGGTGTATTTCgatttggagaaaaatatgtCCTATATTCAAAG GAATTGGCTTTGCCATCTGTATAATAGATCTTTACGTAGCCTCCTACTACAACACCATTATGGCCTGGGCCTTTTACTACCTCGTATCCTCCTTCACGGCGGAGCTGCCATGGACTAGCTGCACAAATGCTTGGAACACAGGCAACTGCACTAACTACTTCAGCAAGGACAATGTCAGCTGGTCCCTGCACTCCATCTCTCCCGCAGAAGAATTTTATAC ccGCCAAGTTCTACAGGTGCACAGGTCCAATGGGCTGGATGACCTGGGGGGCATTAGCTGGCAATTGACCCTCTGTTTATTGTTAATCTTCACCATTGTATACTTCAGCATCTGGAAAGGGGTCAAAACATCTGGCAAG GTGGTATGGGTGACTGCCACATTCCCTTACATCATACTCTTCATCCTGCTAGTCAGAGGAGCAACTTTGCCTGGGGCTTGGAGAGGTGTCCTCTACTACTTGAAACCTGACTGGCAGAAACTCCTGGCCACTGAg GTTTGGGTGGATGCAGCAGCtcagattttcttctcccttgGTCCAGGTTTTGGGGTCCTATTGGCTTATGCCAGCTACAACAAATTCCATAACAACTGCTACCA AGATGCTCTGGTTACCAGTACCGTGAACTGTGTGACCAGTTTTGTGTCTGGATTTGTCATTTTCACTGTGCTGGGATACATGGCTGAGATGAGGAACGAAGATGTATCAGAGGTTGCCAAAGACACTG GACCCAGCCTTCTCTTCATTACGTATGCTGAGGCCATTGCAAACATGCCTGCTTCCACTTTCTTTGCCATCATCTTCTTCTTGATGTTACTCACGCTGGGATTAGACAGCACG TTTGCAGGACTAGAGGGAGTGATTACTGGAGTACTGGATGAATTCCCACATGTCTGGAGCAAACGCAGGGAATTGTTTGTCCTTGGTCTGATCATCATTTGCTTTTTGGGGTCATTAGCAACCCTGACATTT GGAGGCGCGTATGTGGTAAAGCTGTTTGAAGAATATGCCACTGGTCCAGCTGTCTTAACAGTTGTGTTTCTGGAAGCAGTTGCTGTGGCCTGGTTCTACG GTATCACCCAGTTTTGCAACGATGTGAAAGAAATGCTAGGCTTTACCCCAGGCTGGTACTGGCGAGTTTGCTGGGTAGCAATTAGTCCCATCTTCCTTCTG ttcgtCACTTGCAGCTTTCTGTCCAATCCTCCCGAGCTACGGCTTTTTGAATATAATTATCCCTACTGGACCACAGTAGTGGGTTATTGCATAGGAACCTCTTCTATCATCTGTATTCCAATCTACATGGTTTATCGGTTGATCATCACTCCGGGAACACTTAAGGAG CGTATTCTGAAAAGCATTACTCCAGAAACAGCTACAGAAATTCCTTTTGGAGACATCCGCATGAATGCAGT CTGA
- the NSRP1 gene encoding nuclear speckle splicing regulatory protein 1 isoform X1, translating into MAALSKQYGLIMPKKLPQKNLISKKLSVFADDSDEEPSVGESLQKEALKKQAMKQTKLEIQKALEEDATVYEYDSIYDEMQQKKKESNARVLSGKDDKKPRYIQNILKAAEIRKKEQEKRMERKIQKEREMEGGEFAHKEAFVTSAYKKKLQERAEEEERERREAALEAYLDVTKQKDLSGFYRHLLNQRVGEEEMPKCSFREARIKEEKSDSGYDESNQRNKCPYERQKLKPSAKKENNLDADTDLGTDSSDDDKRHKNSKVNLKKKKRRESSVSSEEEAKRHKNQRHSRSPSSSSVEEELHTKAQTNHLTKRGESRPSRRGNDEQHREKEYERSRTHEKDHQREKEERHRYGDHTNKDNYRRREEQDDKQRGKERKEREGHGREWRKAKEREEKGSEKEREKERIRNGKDRYDREKEREEKCREKEDHVKERREKYGRDEKKYRERRESTPTPLEKDGETNLEKERKGKEREVDEKGRSSSGILSEQKRKAGEEGEKEQKEQKTSESMSKFAKRSNEETVMSARDRYLARQMARVGTKSYIEKEED; encoded by the exons ACTAAATTGGAGATTCAGAAGGCTTTGGAGGAAGATGCTACAGTGTATGAATATGACAGTATTTATGatgaaatgcagcagaagaagaaagaaagtaatGCCAGAGTATTATCcggaaaagatgacaaaaag CCCAGATACATCCAAAATATCCTCAAAGCAGCTGAGATTAGAAAGaaggagcaagaaaaaagaatggaaagaaaaattcagaaagagcGTGAAATGGAAGGAGGAGAGTTTGCTCACAAAGAGGCTTTTGTCACTTCAGCCTATAAGAAGAAGCTGCAAGAaagggctgaggaggaggaaagagaaagaagagaggcagCTCTTGAGG CATACCTGGATGTGACCAAACAGAAGGATCTCAGTGGATTTTACAGACATCTTTTAAACCAGAGGGTAGGGGAAGAAGAGATGCCTAAATGCAGCTTCCGTGAAGCCAG gataaaggaagaaaaatctgacaGTGGTTATGATGAATCCAACCAAAGGAACAAATGCCCATATGAAAGGCAAAAACTGAAGCCCTCTGCTAAGAAAGAGAATAATCTAGACGCTGATACCGACTTAGGAACTGATAGTAGTGATGATGATAAGAGACACAAAAATAGTAAAGtaaatttgaaaaagaagaaaaggagagagagctCTGTGAGCAGTGAAGAGGAGGCCAAACGTCACAAGAACCAGAGGCATTCCAGGTCACCAAGCTCATCCAGTGTGGAGGAAGAGCTGCACACAAAAGCCCAAACAAATCATCTTACAAAGAGGGGAGAGAGCAGACCAAGCAGAAGGGGAAATGATGAACAACACAGGGAAAAAGAATATGAGAGAAGTAGGACCCATGAAAAGGATCaccaaagggaaaaggaagagcgACATAGATATGGGGATCACACTAACAAAGATAACTACAGAAGGAGGGAAGAGCAAGATGATAAACAacgggggaaggaaagaaaagagagggagggacaTGGCAGAGAATGGAGAaaggcaaaggagagagaagagaagggctCAGAGAAGGAAcgagagaaagaaagaataagaaatggTAAAGATAGATAtgacagagagaaggaaagagaagagaaatgcagagaaaaggaagatcatgtgaaggagaggagagagaaatatGGTCGtgatgaaaagaaatacagagagaggagggaaagtaCTCCTACACCTTTAGAAAAAGATGGAGAGACCAatctggaaaaagagagaaagggaaaagagagggaggtgGATGAGAAGGGAAGATCCAGCTCTGGAATTTTGTCTGAGCAGAAAcgtaaagctggagaagaaggggagaaagagcagaaagaacagaaaacatctgaGAGCATGAGCAAATTTGCTAAACGGAGCAATGAAGAGACAGTCATGTCAGCAAGGGACCGCTATTTGGCAAGGCAAATGGCACGTGTCGGTACTAAATCTTACATTGAGAAGGAAGAAGATTAA
- the NSRP1 gene encoding nuclear speckle splicing regulatory protein 1 isoform X2, producing MPKKLPQKNLISKKLSVFADDSDEEPSVGESLQKEALKKQAMKQTKLEIQKALEEDATVYEYDSIYDEMQQKKKESNARVLSGKDDKKPRYIQNILKAAEIRKKEQEKRMERKIQKEREMEGGEFAHKEAFVTSAYKKKLQERAEEEERERREAALEAYLDVTKQKDLSGFYRHLLNQRVGEEEMPKCSFREARIKEEKSDSGYDESNQRNKCPYERQKLKPSAKKENNLDADTDLGTDSSDDDKRHKNSKVNLKKKKRRESSVSSEEEAKRHKNQRHSRSPSSSSVEEELHTKAQTNHLTKRGESRPSRRGNDEQHREKEYERSRTHEKDHQREKEERHRYGDHTNKDNYRRREEQDDKQRGKERKEREGHGREWRKAKEREEKGSEKEREKERIRNGKDRYDREKEREEKCREKEDHVKERREKYGRDEKKYRERRESTPTPLEKDGETNLEKERKGKEREVDEKGRSSSGILSEQKRKAGEEGEKEQKEQKTSESMSKFAKRSNEETVMSARDRYLARQMARVGTKSYIEKEED from the exons ACTAAATTGGAGATTCAGAAGGCTTTGGAGGAAGATGCTACAGTGTATGAATATGACAGTATTTATGatgaaatgcagcagaagaagaaagaaagtaatGCCAGAGTATTATCcggaaaagatgacaaaaag CCCAGATACATCCAAAATATCCTCAAAGCAGCTGAGATTAGAAAGaaggagcaagaaaaaagaatggaaagaaaaattcagaaagagcGTGAAATGGAAGGAGGAGAGTTTGCTCACAAAGAGGCTTTTGTCACTTCAGCCTATAAGAAGAAGCTGCAAGAaagggctgaggaggaggaaagagaaagaagagaggcagCTCTTGAGG CATACCTGGATGTGACCAAACAGAAGGATCTCAGTGGATTTTACAGACATCTTTTAAACCAGAGGGTAGGGGAAGAAGAGATGCCTAAATGCAGCTTCCGTGAAGCCAG gataaaggaagaaaaatctgacaGTGGTTATGATGAATCCAACCAAAGGAACAAATGCCCATATGAAAGGCAAAAACTGAAGCCCTCTGCTAAGAAAGAGAATAATCTAGACGCTGATACCGACTTAGGAACTGATAGTAGTGATGATGATAAGAGACACAAAAATAGTAAAGtaaatttgaaaaagaagaaaaggagagagagctCTGTGAGCAGTGAAGAGGAGGCCAAACGTCACAAGAACCAGAGGCATTCCAGGTCACCAAGCTCATCCAGTGTGGAGGAAGAGCTGCACACAAAAGCCCAAACAAATCATCTTACAAAGAGGGGAGAGAGCAGACCAAGCAGAAGGGGAAATGATGAACAACACAGGGAAAAAGAATATGAGAGAAGTAGGACCCATGAAAAGGATCaccaaagggaaaaggaagagcgACATAGATATGGGGATCACACTAACAAAGATAACTACAGAAGGAGGGAAGAGCAAGATGATAAACAacgggggaaggaaagaaaagagagggagggacaTGGCAGAGAATGGAGAaaggcaaaggagagagaagagaagggctCAGAGAAGGAAcgagagaaagaaagaataagaaatggTAAAGATAGATAtgacagagagaaggaaagagaagagaaatgcagagaaaaggaagatcatgtgaaggagaggagagagaaatatGGTCGtgatgaaaagaaatacagagagaggagggaaagtaCTCCTACACCTTTAGAAAAAGATGGAGAGACCAatctggaaaaagagagaaagggaaaagagagggaggtgGATGAGAAGGGAAGATCCAGCTCTGGAATTTTGTCTGAGCAGAAAcgtaaagctggagaagaaggggagaaagagcagaaagaacagaaaacatctgaGAGCATGAGCAAATTTGCTAAACGGAGCAATGAAGAGACAGTCATGTCAGCAAGGGACCGCTATTTGGCAAGGCAAATGGCACGTGTCGGTACTAAATCTTACATTGAGAAGGAAGAAGATTAA